A stretch of the Streptosporangium sp. NBC_01755 genome encodes the following:
- a CDS encoding acyl-CoA dehydrogenase family protein, which translates to MSYPLYALPEEHQMLRETVRALADEKIAPRAAEADETGEFPSDVYKALVAADLHAVHIPEEYGGAGADALATVIVIEEVARACASSSLIPAVNKLGTVPLLLSASEELKQQYLPPVARGDGMFSYALSEAEAGSDAAAMKTRAVADGDHYVLNGAKMWITNAGVSDYYTVMAVTEPGVGAKGISAFVVEKADEGVSFGAKERKLGIKGSPTRQVILENVRIPASRMIGDPGTGFKTALATLDHTRITIAAQALGIAQGALDYAIGYIKERKQFGKAVADFQGVQFMVADMAMKLEAARQLTYVAAAKSERAMHGEPQADLTFISSAAKCAASDAAMEITTDAVQLLGGYGYTRDYPVERMMRDAKITQIYEGTNQIQRVVMARQLLK; encoded by the coding sequence ATGAGCTACCCTCTCTACGCACTACCCGAGGAGCACCAGATGCTCCGCGAGACGGTCCGCGCCCTCGCCGACGAGAAGATCGCCCCTCGCGCCGCCGAGGCCGACGAGACCGGGGAGTTCCCCTCGGACGTATACAAGGCCCTCGTCGCGGCGGACCTGCACGCCGTGCACATTCCCGAGGAGTACGGCGGCGCCGGTGCCGACGCGCTCGCGACGGTCATCGTCATCGAGGAGGTGGCGCGGGCCTGCGCCTCGTCCTCACTGATCCCCGCCGTCAACAAACTCGGGACCGTCCCGCTGCTGCTGTCGGCCTCCGAGGAGCTCAAGCAGCAGTACCTTCCACCGGTCGCGCGGGGTGACGGGATGTTCTCGTACGCCCTGTCGGAGGCGGAGGCGGGCAGCGACGCCGCCGCCATGAAGACCCGCGCGGTCGCGGACGGCGACCACTACGTGCTCAACGGCGCCAAGATGTGGATCACCAACGCCGGTGTGTCGGACTACTACACGGTGATGGCCGTCACCGAGCCGGGCGTCGGGGCCAAGGGCATCTCCGCGTTCGTCGTGGAGAAGGCCGACGAGGGCGTCAGCTTCGGTGCCAAGGAGCGCAAGCTCGGCATCAAGGGCTCCCCGACCCGCCAGGTCATCCTGGAGAACGTGCGGATTCCCGCCTCCCGGATGATCGGCGACCCCGGCACCGGTTTCAAGACCGCCCTGGCCACCCTGGACCACACCCGCATCACCATCGCCGCCCAGGCGCTCGGCATCGCCCAGGGCGCGCTGGACTACGCGATCGGCTACATCAAGGAGCGCAAGCAGTTCGGCAAGGCCGTCGCCGACTTCCAGGGCGTCCAGTTCATGGTCGCCGACATGGCGATGAAGCTGGAGGCCGCCCGCCAGCTCACCTACGTCGCCGCCGCCAAGTCCGAGCGTGCCATGCACGGCGAGCCTCAGGCCGACCTCACCTTCATCTCCAGCGCCGCCAAGTGCGCCGCCTCCGACGCCGCCATGGAGATCACCACCGACGCCGTCCAGCTCCTCGGCGGGTACGGCTACACCAGGGACTACCCGGTCGAGCGCATGATGCGCGATGCCAAGATCACCCAGATCTACGAGGGCACCAACCAGATCCAGCGCGTGGTGATGGCCCGCCAGCTGCTGAAGTAG
- a CDS encoding Clp protease N-terminal domain-containing protein, with product MAAIDEYINTIIERGGRAAHHDRSATIEAHHLLLAIAAERETTTHQVLASAGLDRRAIREALDREFEHSLNGAGVSLATFDLPRPSDIGKPSTHLGASAKLALERGFSSVGCKKDLRPAHLLLGILQAQVGTVPRSLALAGVDREELKARLLRTLTHEGE from the coding sequence ATGGCCGCCATCGACGAGTACATCAACACCATCATCGAGCGGGGAGGGCGCGCCGCGCACCACGACAGATCGGCGACGATCGAGGCACACCATCTCCTGCTGGCGATCGCCGCCGAGCGGGAGACCACCACACATCAGGTTCTGGCCTCGGCCGGGCTCGACCGTCGGGCGATCCGCGAGGCGCTGGATCGCGAGTTCGAGCACAGCCTGAACGGGGCCGGGGTGTCTCTGGCCACCTTTGACCTCCCTCGGCCGAGCGACATCGGCAAGCCTTCGACGCACTTGGGGGCATCGGCCAAACTCGCGCTCGAACGAGGCTTCTCCTCCGTCGGCTGCAAGAAGGATCTACGGCCGGCGCATCTGCTGCTCGGAATCCTGCAGGCGCAGGTCGGCACCGTGCCGCGCTCGCTCGCCCTGGCCGGTGTCGACCGGGAGGAACTGAAGGCGCGCCTCCTGCGGACACTCACCCACGAGGGCGAGTAA
- a CDS encoding DUF397 domain-containing protein produces the protein MLRDSRNPDGPKLFFTRSEWDAFVGGVKLGEFDN, from the coding sequence GTGCTGCGCGACTCCAGGAACCCGGACGGCCCGAAGCTGTTCTTCACCCGCTCGGAGTGGGACGCCTTCGTCGGCGGCGTGAAGCTCGGCGAGTTCGACAACTGA
- a CDS encoding LCP family protein, with protein sequence MRDPHEDSGVQVGGDAYGSIRLNPRRDRRSARGARTRRRGLVIAGTLSCLVLGSSGVTWALTNYATTKIKSVDAGLQGSRPSTGAMNILVVGVDRRDDLTRKQQNQLKLGRESGERTDTMMVMHLSEDHRRVTVVSLPRDTWTTIPGKGQHKINAAYQLGGPKLATRTVQAATGLTLHHYVEVNVLGFINVVDALGGISVCTPVPINDPKTALNLEPGTYSFDGVKALAYARTRATARSDLDRIDRQQQVISALLNQALSGDTLTNPVRLASFVDTALDTVRVDDALRKDLLGLADQLKNVSTDDVTFATVPLADVDHRTPTGESAVLWDSEAAKELFRRIAADETLVKPSKPVKSTPTPSASASPSAPALTVPPARISLRVLNGTTIKGLGAQTRTELQRVGFLVPETAGNTPQKGFEKTVVRYGPGREDSARTVAAALPGAESRRVENLGDTIEVVVGLKHAPAKKVTVKGTATPSTPTASPSATPTARTATENICKK encoded by the coding sequence ATGCGTGACCCGCATGAGGATTCGGGTGTGCAGGTGGGCGGCGACGCCTACGGCAGCATCCGATTGAACCCGAGACGTGACCGCAGGTCAGCCAGGGGTGCCCGCACCAGGCGACGCGGCCTCGTCATCGCGGGCACACTCTCGTGCCTGGTCCTGGGCAGCTCCGGAGTGACGTGGGCGCTGACGAACTACGCGACGACGAAGATCAAGTCGGTCGACGCGGGGTTGCAGGGGTCGCGGCCGAGCACCGGCGCGATGAACATCCTGGTGGTCGGCGTCGACAGGCGCGACGACCTCACCCGCAAGCAGCAGAACCAGCTCAAGCTGGGCCGCGAGAGCGGTGAGCGCACCGACACCATGATGGTGATGCACCTGTCGGAGGACCATCGCAGGGTCACCGTGGTCAGCCTCCCCCGCGACACCTGGACGACGATCCCCGGCAAGGGCCAGCACAAGATCAACGCGGCCTACCAGCTCGGCGGACCCAAGCTCGCGACACGCACGGTGCAGGCGGCCACCGGCCTGACCCTCCACCACTACGTCGAGGTCAACGTGCTCGGCTTCATCAACGTGGTCGACGCGCTCGGCGGCATCTCGGTCTGCACGCCGGTCCCGATCAACGACCCGAAGACCGCGCTCAACCTGGAGCCGGGCACCTACTCCTTCGACGGCGTCAAGGCCCTCGCCTATGCCCGCACCCGTGCCACCGCCCGCTCCGACCTCGACCGTATCGACCGCCAGCAGCAGGTGATCTCCGCACTGCTGAACCAGGCGCTCAGCGGCGACACGCTCACCAACCCGGTCAGGCTGGCCTCGTTCGTCGACACCGCCCTCGACACGGTCCGGGTGGACGACGCGCTCCGCAAGGACCTGCTCGGCCTGGCCGACCAGCTCAAGAACGTCTCCACGGACGACGTGACCTTCGCCACGGTCCCGCTCGCGGACGTCGACCACCGGACGCCGACCGGCGAGTCCGCCGTGCTCTGGGACTCCGAGGCGGCCAAGGAGCTGTTCCGCCGGATCGCCGCCGACGAGACGCTCGTCAAGCCTTCCAAACCCGTCAAGTCCACGCCCACCCCGAGCGCCTCGGCCTCCCCCTCGGCTCCCGCGCTGACCGTGCCGCCCGCGCGGATCTCCCTCAGGGTTCTCAACGGCACCACGATCAAGGGGCTGGGCGCGCAGACCAGGACCGAGCTGCAGCGGGTCGGATTCCTGGTGCCCGAGACGGCCGGCAACACCCCGCAGAAGGGCTTCGAAAAGACGGTCGTCCGGTACGGCCCGGGCCGCGAGGACTCGGCGCGCACCGTCGCCGCCGCGCTACCCGGCGCGGAGTCGCGCCGGGTGGAGAACCTCGGTGACACGATCGAGGTGGTCGTCGGCCTGAAACACGCGCCGGCGAAGAAGGTCACCGTGAAGGGGACGGCCACGCCGTCGACTCCGACCGCCTCCCCCTCTGCGACTCCGACGGCGAGGACGGCCACGGAGAACATCTGCAAAAAGTGA
- a CDS encoding STAS domain-containing protein, translating to MNALQLTSEHASGFVVITVAGELDLATRPELSDCAQEAVDACPGTVIIDLSGVTFIDACGLSALIGIKRYAREHDTPLLLAGAPPVVLKLLKLTNLEASFTVISRSETMGPPPGCPQSAPHVRTVIPLADR from the coding sequence ATGAACGCACTTCAACTCACGAGCGAACACGCGAGCGGCTTCGTGGTCATCACGGTGGCCGGTGAGCTCGATCTGGCCACCAGGCCGGAACTGTCCGACTGCGCACAGGAAGCCGTCGACGCCTGCCCCGGCACGGTCATCATCGACCTCTCCGGGGTCACCTTCATCGACGCCTGCGGCCTGAGCGCGCTGATCGGTATCAAACGGTACGCACGCGAACACGACACACCGCTACTCCTGGCCGGAGCTCCCCCCGTGGTCCTCAAGCTTCTGAAGCTCACCAACCTTGAGGCCTCCTTCACGGTGATCTCTCGCTCGGAGACGATGGGTCCCCCGCCGGGCTGCCCCCAGTCCGCACCACACGTCCGGACGGTCATCCCCCTCGCCGACCGGTAG
- a CDS encoding Dyp-type peroxidase, whose amino-acid sequence MAEQTQHVALELDDIQRGVLSPRPTPYAATYVLFRIDDRVHGRELMRRASAVVTSAADSMSPLGETWVSVAVTYHGLKALGVPQESLDTFAWEFRQGMAARAKVLGDIDESSPENWEAPLGTPDVHVVLVALAPDSVQLEAAIDRARPVYDGLPGVTAIWRQNCHALPTETEPFGYRDGISHPAVEGSGIAGSNKLEVPLKAGEFVLGYRDEIGGLQTTEPEVLGRNGTYVVFRKLHQRVALFRQYLKDNSTCPEDEELLAAKIMGRWRSGAPLALSPLHDDPDLGADRHRNNDFLYARDDPAGFTTPGGCHVRRGNPRDASVAGAPRLHRMIRRGTAYGPPLPEGVLVDDGADRGLMFAFVGAHLGRQFEFVQSEWMNDGVFFGAGKARDPVIGANDGSGDFIIPRRPVRRRLPELPRFVVTRGGEYCFMPGLSALRWLGDLQD is encoded by the coding sequence GTGGCCGAACAAACGCAGCATGTCGCGCTTGAACTCGACGATATCCAACGCGGGGTTCTCAGCCCTCGGCCGACCCCGTACGCGGCCACCTACGTCCTGTTCCGCATCGACGACCGCGTGCACGGGCGGGAGCTGATGCGGCGCGCGAGCGCGGTGGTGACCTCGGCCGCGGATTCGATGAGTCCCCTGGGCGAGACCTGGGTGAGCGTCGCGGTCACTTATCACGGCCTCAAGGCGCTGGGCGTGCCACAGGAATCGCTGGACACGTTCGCCTGGGAGTTCCGGCAGGGGATGGCCGCACGGGCGAAAGTGCTGGGCGACATCGACGAGAGCAGCCCCGAGAACTGGGAGGCACCGCTTGGCACGCCCGATGTCCACGTGGTGCTGGTGGCGCTCGCGCCTGACAGCGTGCAGCTGGAGGCCGCCATCGATCGCGCCCGCCCGGTATACGACGGCCTCCCCGGTGTGACGGCGATCTGGCGGCAGAATTGCCACGCGCTGCCTACCGAGACCGAACCCTTCGGCTATCGCGACGGCATCAGTCACCCTGCGGTCGAGGGCAGTGGCATTGCCGGGTCGAACAAGCTGGAAGTGCCGCTCAAGGCCGGTGAGTTCGTGCTCGGTTACCGTGATGAGATCGGCGGCCTCCAGACCACGGAGCCCGAGGTGCTGGGACGCAACGGCACCTATGTGGTCTTTCGCAAGCTTCACCAGCGTGTCGCCCTGTTCCGGCAGTATCTGAAGGACAACTCCACCTGCCCCGAGGATGAGGAGCTGCTGGCGGCGAAGATCATGGGACGCTGGCGCAGCGGCGCGCCGCTGGCACTCAGCCCGCTGCACGACGACCCCGACCTTGGCGCCGACCGACACCGCAACAACGACTTCCTGTACGCGCGGGACGATCCGGCGGGTTTCACGACTCCCGGCGGCTGCCACGTCCGCCGGGGCAATCCCCGCGACGCGTCGGTGGCCGGAGCACCGAGGCTGCACCGCATGATCAGACGTGGCACCGCGTACGGCCCGCCGCTGCCCGAGGGAGTCCTGGTGGACGACGGGGCCGATCGGGGGCTGATGTTCGCGTTCGTCGGCGCGCACCTCGGGCGGCAGTTCGAGTTCGTCCAGTCCGAATGGATGAACGACGGCGTCTTCTTCGGCGCGGGCAAGGCGAGGGATCCCGTCATCGGGGCCAATGACGGCTCCGGTGACTTCATCATTCCCCGGAGGCCGGTACGGCGGCGCCTGCCGGAGCTTCCGCGGTTCGTCGTCACGCGCGGCGGCGAGTACTGCTTCATGCCCGGACTGAGCGCCCTGCGCTGGCTCGGCGATCTCCAGGACTGA
- a CDS encoding UDP-glucose dehydrogenase family protein — MVGTGYLGATTSACMAELGFEVLSLDVDAEKIGRLQAGDLPIYEPGLQEMLRRNLANGRLRFTTSYEEAAAFGDVHFLCLGTPQKPGEYAADVSYLDAAIESLAPHLRRECLVVGKSTVPVGTAQRLADKLAQLAPIGAGAELAWNPEFLREGFAVKDTLHPDRIVLGVASDRAEKVMREVYASMLEMDIPMVITDYPTAELVKVAANAFLATKISFINAMAEVCEAAHADVKQLSLALSFDDRIGGKFLNPGLGFGGGCLPKDIRAFMARAGELGADQALTFLREVDAINMRRRARMVDLARELAGGSFRNCTVAVLGAAFKPNSDDIRDSPALDVAVKISEQGGRVTVYDPVAQENARRAHPGLSYGISALEAARDAHVVLLLTEWQEFITMDPEELGSVVASRKIVDGRNALDAETWRASGWHYRALGRP, encoded by the coding sequence ATGGTGGGAACCGGATACCTCGGTGCGACGACGTCCGCCTGCATGGCCGAGCTGGGCTTCGAAGTCCTCAGCCTCGACGTGGACGCGGAGAAGATCGGCCGCCTACAGGCCGGCGACCTGCCCATCTACGAACCGGGCCTGCAGGAGATGCTGCGGCGCAACCTGGCCAACGGGCGGCTGCGCTTCACCACCTCGTACGAGGAGGCCGCGGCCTTCGGAGACGTGCACTTCCTGTGCCTGGGCACCCCCCAGAAGCCGGGAGAGTACGCGGCGGACGTGTCCTATCTGGACGCCGCGATCGAGTCACTGGCCCCTCACCTGAGGCGCGAGTGCCTGGTCGTCGGCAAGTCCACGGTTCCGGTCGGCACCGCCCAGCGCCTGGCCGACAAACTCGCACAGCTGGCCCCCATCGGCGCGGGCGCCGAGCTGGCGTGGAACCCCGAGTTCCTCCGCGAGGGCTTCGCGGTGAAGGACACCCTGCACCCCGATCGGATCGTGCTCGGCGTCGCCTCCGACAGGGCGGAGAAGGTCATGCGGGAGGTGTACGCCTCCATGCTGGAGATGGACATCCCGATGGTGATCACCGACTATCCCACGGCCGAGCTGGTCAAAGTGGCCGCCAACGCCTTCCTCGCCACGAAGATCTCCTTCATCAACGCGATGGCCGAGGTCTGCGAGGCCGCGCACGCCGACGTCAAGCAGCTCTCCCTGGCGCTCTCCTTCGACGACCGCATCGGCGGCAAGTTCCTCAACCCCGGGCTCGGCTTCGGCGGCGGCTGCCTGCCCAAGGACATCCGCGCCTTCATGGCCCGCGCCGGAGAACTCGGCGCCGACCAGGCGCTGACCTTCCTGCGCGAGGTGGACGCGATCAACATGCGCCGCCGGGCCCGCATGGTCGACCTGGCCCGCGAGCTGGCCGGAGGCTCCTTCCGCAACTGCACCGTCGCCGTGCTCGGCGCCGCGTTCAAGCCCAACTCCGACGACATCCGCGACTCCCCCGCCCTGGATGTCGCCGTCAAGATCAGCGAGCAGGGCGGCCGGGTCACCGTCTACGACCCCGTCGCTCAGGAGAACGCCCGCCGGGCCCACCCCGGGCTCTCCTACGGCATCTCCGCCCTGGAGGCGGCCAGGGACGCCCACGTGGTGCTGCTGCTGACCGAGTGGCAGGAGTTCATCACCATGGATCCCGAGGAGCTGGGCTCCGTCGTGGCCTCCCGCAAGATCGTCGACGGCCGCAACGCCCTCGACGCCGAAACCTGGCGAGCCTCAGGCTGGCACTACCGCGCACTCGGCCGCCCCTGA